One window from the genome of Bacillus tianshenii encodes:
- the rbfA gene encoding 30S ribosome-binding factor RbfA → MSNIRSTRVAEQMKKELGDILSRKIKDPRVGFVTVTDVRVTGDLQQAKVYITVLGDDEKKQDTLRGLAKANGFIRSEIGKRIRLRKTPEIIFEFDETIERGNRIERLLHEINDPSEQ, encoded by the coding sequence ATGAGTAACATTCGCTCAACACGAGTGGCTGAGCAGATGAAGAAAGAGCTCGGCGATATTTTAAGCCGTAAAATTAAAGACCCGCGCGTCGGCTTTGTGACTGTAACTGATGTACGTGTTACAGGTGATTTGCAGCAAGCAAAAGTCTATATTACGGTTTTAGGTGACGATGAGAAGAAACAGGATACGTTAAGAGGCCTTGCAAAGGCAAATGGCTTTATCCGTTCTGAAATCGGGAAACGCATTCGTTTACGAAAAACACCTGAAATTATCTTTGAATTTGATGAAACGATTGAGCGCGGAAATCGTATTGAACGTTTGCTGCACGAGATCAACGATCCATCTGAACAATAA
- the ribF gene encoding bifunctional riboflavin kinase/FAD synthetase, which translates to MEVVHLSYPHEITADKAEPKVLALGFFDGVHRGHQQVIQTAKQIADEKAIKSAVMTFHPHPSVVLRKGKQHVRYITPPQEKAEQIEKLGIDILYIVKFDHGLSDLLPQEFVDEFLIRLNVKHVVAGFDFSYGRLGKGKMETLPFHSRGNFAQTTVGKVEKGSEKVSSTLIRQKIESGEVDELSQLLGRPYTVHGIVVHGDKRGRTIGFPTANVQLLDKFLMPPVGVYAVQIDVKGKRYDGVCNLGYKPTFHDNKEEPILEVHIFQFDGDIYEEEVSVMWVQRIRAEQKFDSVDALIAQIEQDKAEAERILEKN; encoded by the coding sequence ATGGAAGTCGTTCATTTATCTTATCCGCATGAGATAACAGCAGATAAGGCTGAACCGAAAGTGCTTGCGCTCGGCTTCTTCGATGGTGTTCATCGGGGCCATCAGCAAGTCATTCAAACCGCAAAACAAATTGCAGATGAAAAAGCGATTAAAAGTGCAGTGATGACCTTTCATCCACACCCTTCTGTTGTCCTTCGCAAGGGGAAGCAGCATGTTCGCTATATCACACCGCCACAAGAAAAGGCTGAGCAAATTGAGAAGCTTGGCATTGATATTCTTTACATTGTGAAGTTTGACCATGGTCTATCTGATCTTTTGCCACAAGAATTTGTTGATGAATTTCTGATCCGTTTAAATGTGAAGCACGTTGTTGCTGGCTTTGACTTCTCATACGGCCGGCTTGGAAAAGGCAAAATGGAAACATTACCGTTCCACTCTAGAGGAAACTTTGCGCAAACCACAGTAGGAAAAGTTGAGAAAGGCAGCGAAAAAGTAAGCTCTACATTAATTCGTCAGAAAATAGAAAGCGGAGAAGTGGATGAGCTTTCACAACTTCTTGGAAGACCTTATACCGTACATGGAATCGTGGTACATGGTGATAAACGTGGTCGGACAATCGGGTTTCCAACAGCAAACGTGCAATTATTAGATAAATTTTTAATGCCGCCTGTTGGTGTCTATGCTGTTCAAATTGATGTGAAAGGCAAACGTTATGATGGTGTCTGTAATTTAGGCTATAAACCGACTTTCCATGACAACAAAGAAGAGCCGATTCTTGAAGTGCACATTTTTCAATTTGATGGCGACATCTATGAGGAAGAAGTGTCGGTTATGTGGGTTCAACGGATTCGAGCTGAGCAGAAATTTGACTCAGTTGATGCATTAATTGCACAAATTGAGCAGGATAAAGCAGAAGCGGAACGAATTTTAGAGAAAAATTAG
- the rpsO gene encoding 30S ribosomal protein S15, translating to MALTQERKQEIISEFKTHDNDTGSPEVQIAVLTEQINTLNEHLRTHKKDHHSRRGLLKMVGKRRNLLTYLRKKDVTRYREVINKLGLRR from the coding sequence ATGGCACTAACACAAGAACGTAAACAAGAAATCATCAGTGAATTCAAAACGCACGATAACGACACAGGTTCTCCAGAAGTACAAATCGCTGTCCTAACAGAGCAGATTAACACTTTGAACGAACATTTACGTACACACAAGAAAGACCACCATTCTCGTCGCGGTCTTTTGAAAATGGTAGGTAAGCGTCGTAATCTTCTTACGTACCTACGTAAGAAAGATGTTACTCGTTACCGTGAAGTAATCAATAAGCTTGGCTTACGCCGATAA
- the pnp gene encoding polyribonucleotide nucleotidyltransferase — translation MDHEKCVFSMDWAGRNLSVEIGQLAQQANGACLVRYGDTAVLSSATASKQPKDLNFFPLTVNYEERLYAVGKIPGGFIKREGRPSEKAILASRLIDRPIRPLFPDGFRNEVQVISMVMSVDQDCSSEMAAMFGSSLALSVSDIPFAGPIAGVIVGRVDDEFVINPTVEQLEKSDIHLTVAGTKDAVNMVEAGANEVPEETMLEAIMFGHDAIKELIAFQEKIAAEIGKEKMEISLYEIDEEIESAVRSKCEAELKDAIQVVEKHAREEAISEVKARVVEEYEENEAEDAVIKQVKETLDKMVKEEVRRLITKEKIRPDGRRIDEIRPLSSEVGLLSRTHGSGLFTRGQTQALSICTLGALGDVQVLDGLGVEESKRFMHHYNFPSFSVGETGPIRGPGRREIGHGALGERALEKVIPSEKDFPYTIRLVSEVLESNGSTSQASICASTLAMMDAGVPIKAPVAGIAMGLVKSGEDYSVLTDIQGMEDFLGDMDFKVAGTEKGVTALQMDIKIEGLSRDILKEALEQAKVGRMQILEHMLATIQTPREELSQYAPKILTMNINPDKIRDVIGPSGKQINKIIEETGVKIDIEQDGTVFISSTESEMNNKAKKIIEDLVREVEAGQTYLGKVKRIEKFGAFVEVFPGKEGLVHISEVAEERIRKVEDVLSVGDQILVKVKEIDSQGRVNLSRKAILIEQREREEKEKGNKQ, via the coding sequence ATGGATCATGAAAAATGCGTATTTTCGATGGACTGGGCAGGGAGAAATCTCTCAGTTGAAATTGGACAACTTGCCCAACAAGCAAATGGCGCATGTTTAGTACGTTACGGCGATACAGCTGTGTTAAGTTCAGCAACAGCGTCAAAACAACCGAAAGATTTAAATTTTTTCCCATTAACTGTTAACTATGAAGAGCGTTTATATGCCGTTGGTAAGATTCCAGGAGGCTTTATTAAACGTGAAGGACGCCCAAGTGAAAAAGCAATTCTAGCTAGTCGCTTGATTGACCGTCCTATTCGCCCGCTGTTTCCTGACGGCTTCCGTAATGAAGTGCAAGTCATCAGCATGGTAATGAGCGTGGATCAAGATTGTTCAAGTGAAATGGCTGCGATGTTTGGTTCATCACTAGCACTTTCTGTTTCTGACATTCCGTTTGCAGGCCCGATTGCAGGGGTTATTGTCGGCCGTGTCGATGATGAATTTGTCATTAACCCAACTGTTGAACAATTAGAAAAAAGTGATATTCACTTAACCGTTGCTGGTACAAAAGATGCGGTAAACATGGTTGAAGCAGGCGCGAATGAAGTACCTGAAGAAACAATGCTTGAAGCAATTATGTTTGGTCATGATGCCATTAAAGAATTAATTGCTTTCCAAGAGAAGATCGCAGCTGAAATTGGCAAGGAAAAGATGGAAATTTCACTGTATGAAATTGATGAAGAGATTGAATCAGCCGTTCGCTCAAAGTGTGAAGCAGAACTGAAAGATGCAATCCAGGTTGTTGAAAAGCATGCACGTGAAGAAGCTATTTCAGAAGTAAAAGCACGTGTTGTCGAAGAATACGAAGAGAATGAAGCTGAAGATGCTGTTATCAAGCAAGTGAAAGAAACACTTGATAAGATGGTGAAGGAAGAAGTTCGCCGTTTAATCACAAAAGAAAAGATTCGCCCTGATGGCCGTCGTATTGATGAAATTCGTCCACTTTCTTCAGAAGTAGGATTGCTGTCTCGTACGCATGGTTCAGGCCTTTTCACACGCGGTCAAACACAAGCACTAAGCATTTGTACACTTGGCGCGCTTGGCGATGTGCAAGTGTTAGACGGTCTTGGTGTTGAAGAATCAAAACGTTTCATGCACCACTATAATTTCCCGTCCTTCTCTGTTGGTGAAACAGGACCAATTCGCGGGCCAGGTCGTCGTGAAATTGGACACGGGGCATTAGGTGAGCGTGCACTCGAAAAAGTTATTCCATCTGAAAAAGACTTCCCATACACTATCCGTCTTGTGTCTGAAGTGCTTGAATCTAATGGTTCAACATCTCAAGCAAGTATTTGTGCAAGTACACTTGCCATGATGGATGCTGGGGTACCGATTAAAGCACCTGTAGCTGGTATTGCGATGGGCTTAGTGAAATCTGGTGAAGACTATTCCGTCTTAACAGATATTCAAGGCATGGAAGATTTCTTAGGTGATATGGACTTTAAAGTAGCTGGAACTGAAAAAGGTGTTACAGCGCTTCAAATGGATATTAAGATCGAAGGTTTGTCTCGTGACATTCTTAAAGAAGCACTAGAGCAAGCGAAAGTAGGTCGTATGCAAATTCTTGAGCATATGCTTGCAACGATTCAAACACCACGTGAAGAGTTAAGTCAATATGCACCGAAGATTTTAACGATGAACATTAATCCTGACAAGATCCGCGATGTCATTGGACCGAGCGGAAAACAGATTAATAAAATTATCGAAGAAACTGGCGTGAAAATTGATATCGAACAAGATGGTACAGTCTTTATTTCTTCCACAGAATCTGAAATGAATAACAAAGCGAAGAAAATCATTGAAGATCTTGTGCGTGAAGTAGAAGCTGGACAAACATACCTCGGCAAAGTAAAACGAATTGAAAAGTTCGGTGCATTTGTTGAAGTATTCCCAGGCAAAGAAGGTTTAGTACACATTTCAGAAGTTGCAGAAGAGCGTATCCGCAAAGTGGAAGACGTCTTATCTGTCGGAGATCAAATTCTTGTAAAAGTAAAAGAAATTGACTCACAAGGCCGTGTAAACCTATCACGCAAAGCAATTCTTATTGAACAGCGTGAACGTGAAGAAAAGGAAAAAGGAAACAAACAATAA
- a CDS encoding polysaccharide deacetylase family protein, protein MRKHVIQLVGFAVLLMVTFGVFKNPYIDQFALELMESRPAFKADDALYHKITEEAPKYEEAPVDARIDRVWKALPGYNGLVVDMKKSYEAMRKTGKYDEKLLQFKEVPPAVKLKNLPPSPVYRGHAEKPMISFIINVAWGNEYLPEMLKVLKKHNVHATFFFEGRWVKNNPELTTMIHEAGHEIGNHSYSHPNMANMTKAAALEELRKTNEVIEATLNVKPEWFGPPSGAYNQQTVEAAAELGMRTVMWSVDTVDWKKPEPAVMVERVAAKLHPGAMILMHPTASTAAGLEGMIQAAKAKEYKIDVVSTLLSEQRVSVESNGDR, encoded by the coding sequence GTGCGGAAGCATGTTATCCAGTTGGTTGGGTTTGCGGTGTTGTTGATGGTTACCTTTGGGGTTTTTAAGAATCCATATATTGATCAATTTGCACTGGAGCTGATGGAAAGCCGTCCTGCTTTTAAGGCTGATGATGCGCTGTATCATAAAATTACAGAAGAGGCGCCAAAATATGAGGAGGCGCCTGTTGATGCGCGAATTGACCGGGTATGGAAAGCGCTCCCAGGTTATAATGGTCTTGTAGTTGATATGAAGAAATCTTATGAAGCGATGCGTAAGACAGGTAAATATGATGAAAAGCTGCTTCAATTTAAGGAAGTACCACCTGCTGTCAAGCTAAAGAACTTACCGCCTTCACCTGTCTACCGAGGGCATGCGGAAAAGCCGATGATAAGCTTTATTATCAATGTTGCCTGGGGGAATGAATACTTACCAGAGATGCTGAAGGTGCTAAAGAAACATAATGTACATGCGACATTTTTTTTCGAGGGGCGATGGGTGAAAAATAATCCCGAATTAACGACCATGATTCATGAAGCAGGTCATGAAATTGGCAATCATTCTTATTCACATCCCAATATGGCGAATATGACAAAAGCAGCTGCCCTTGAAGAGCTACGGAAGACAAATGAAGTGATCGAAGCGACGCTGAATGTGAAGCCTGAATGGTTTGGTCCGCCAAGTGGAGCTTATAATCAACAAACAGTAGAAGCAGCAGCTGAGCTTGGTATGCGGACTGTTATGTGGAGTGTTGATACAGTTGACTGGAAGAAGCCTGAGCCAGCAGTTATGGTAGAACGTGTCGCAGCTAAGCTTCATCCGGGCGCGATGATTTTAATGCACCCGACAGCCTCAACCGCTGCAGGTCTTGAAGGAATGATTCAAGCGGCAAAGGCGAAAGAATACAAAATTGATGTGGTGTCGACATTATTAAGTGAACAGCGTGTAAGTGTTGAAAGCAACGGGGATCGTTAA
- a CDS encoding pitrilysin family protein, with protein MINKHTCQNGVRVVLENIPTVRSVAIGIWVGTGSRNETKHNNGISHFLEHMFFKGTKTRSAKDIAESFDSIGGQVNAFTSKEYTCFYAKVLDEHASYALDVLQDMFFNSTFDEEELKKEKNVVLEEIKMYEDTPDDIVHDLLSKASYGSHPLGYPILGTEDTLHKFNGDMLRTYINDAYTPDNVVVSIAGNVTESFIQEVEAYFGSYQTNGNKLEYVTPQFQQDKISRKKETEQAHLCLGFDGLKIGDDDIYSLIVLNNILGGSMSSRLFQDVREERGLAYSVFSYHSSYRDNGMLTIYAGTASSQLNVLYETIEQTLERLKQDGITEKELRNSKEQMKGGLMLSLESTNSRMSRNGKNELMLKRHRTLDEIIESISNVTQESVYEMSKRVFSGKYSAALISPDGTMPQNLK; from the coding sequence TTGATTAACAAACATACATGTCAAAATGGCGTTCGCGTTGTTCTTGAAAATATTCCAACCGTTCGTTCTGTAGCGATCGGCATATGGGTTGGGACAGGTTCTCGTAATGAAACGAAGCATAACAACGGAATTTCTCACTTTCTAGAACATATGTTTTTCAAAGGTACAAAAACACGTTCAGCGAAGGATATTGCTGAAAGCTTCGATAGTATCGGAGGACAAGTGAATGCGTTTACATCTAAGGAGTATACATGTTTCTACGCAAAAGTACTTGATGAACATGCTTCATATGCACTTGATGTGCTTCAGGATATGTTTTTCAACTCTACATTCGATGAAGAGGAATTGAAGAAGGAAAAGAATGTGGTGCTTGAGGAAATTAAAATGTATGAGGATACACCAGATGATATTGTCCATGACTTATTAAGCAAAGCGAGCTATGGCAGTCATCCGCTTGGTTATCCGATCCTAGGGACTGAGGATACTTTACATAAGTTTAACGGAGATATGCTTCGTACGTATATTAATGATGCCTACACGCCTGATAATGTTGTCGTTTCGATTGCAGGGAATGTGACGGAAAGTTTTATTCAAGAAGTCGAAGCGTATTTTGGCAGCTATCAAACGAACGGCAATAAGTTAGAATACGTGACACCACAATTTCAACAGGATAAAATTTCTCGTAAGAAAGAAACAGAGCAAGCTCATTTATGCTTAGGGTTTGATGGGCTTAAAATTGGTGACGACGATATTTACAGCTTAATTGTGTTAAATAATATTCTTGGTGGCAGTATGAGCAGCCGGTTGTTTCAAGATGTTCGTGAGGAGCGCGGGTTAGCTTATTCGGTGTTTTCTTATCATTCTTCTTATCGTGATAATGGCATGTTAACAATCTATGCTGGCACAGCGAGCAGTCAGCTCAATGTGTTGTATGAAACCATCGAACAAACATTAGAGCGTTTAAAGCAAGACGGAATTACCGAGAAGGAGCTTCGCAATAGTAAGGAGCAAATGAAAGGCGGCTTAATGCTGAGCCTAGAAAGTACGAATAGTCGGATGAGCCGTAATGGTAAAAATGAGCTGATGTTAAAGCGTCATCGCACACTTGATGAAATTATTGAGTCGATTTCAAATGTGACACAGGAAAGCGTCTATGAGATGTCAAAACGTGTTTTTTCAGGGAAGTATTCTGCAGCGCTAATCAGTCCAGATGGTACAATGCCGCAAAATTTAAAATAA
- a CDS encoding YlmC/YmxH family sporulation protein translates to MRLSEMSGKEIIDLKRGERLGVLGHADFEIDETTGMIQSVLIPTMKWFGFRKQGEEVRVSWQDIKKIGTDMIIIDFEQDE, encoded by the coding sequence ATGCGTCTAAGCGAAATGAGCGGCAAAGAAATCATTGATTTAAAGCGTGGTGAGCGGCTTGGTGTACTTGGTCACGCCGACTTTGAAATTGATGAAACGACCGGTATGATCCAATCTGTCCTCATTCCAACGATGAAATGGTTTGGATTTCGAAAGCAAGGAGAAGAAGTTCGTGTATCGTGGCAGGATATCAAAAAAATTGGCACAGATATGATTATCATTGACTTTGAACAAGATGAGTAA